Sequence from the Lujinxingia vulgaris genome:
ATAAAAAATCCGAGCGCATCCAGGGCCGACGAAACGTTCTTCGCAAAATAAAAAATCCGAGCGCATCCAGGGCGACGAAACGTTCTTCGCAAAATAAAAAATCCGAGCGCATCCAGGGCCGACGAAACGTTCTTCGCAAAATAAAAAATCCGAGCGCATCCAGGGCGACGCCTGACAAGGAGATAGGGATGAAGCTGTAGCAGCGCTACCGCGAATCCCTATCGACGCCGTCAGCGTCGTCCTGGGGCGCTCGGCATCCTCGGCTTGTCTTTAAATTGGCAGTGGTTACAGCTTTGAACCCGCAGTCACAATTCATGAAGAGGGGGATAGGCCGCGCGTCACGCGGGGCCCCGATCCGATCATCAGATCACACTGGGAGGAACTGAATGAAAAATTCGCTCAGTCGTAGGTCGTACCCTGTTGCTTCATCGCCCCGTCACGTCACCTGGCTCAAGCTCTGGAGTGTGAGCTGCCTGGCGCTGGCGTTGATGCTGATGGTCAGCTGCTCCTCGACGAGCCCCAACGTCACGCCGCAGGGCCGCGAGGCCAGCGCGGAGACCCGCGCGCTGGGAGCGGGCGCCGAGGTGCTTCAGGGCGCCGGCGCCCCCTCCGCCCTCGATATTCACCTGGTGGGCTTTCACCCCATGGCCGACGACCCCTCGATCCAGATGGAGGCCCACCACTTCTGCCGTCAGGTCAACGAGGACTTTGCCCAGTGCGCCCTCTTCGACAGCGACGGCGCCGACGCCAACCTGAACGGCGTCGAGTACATCATCTCCTCGTTGCTCTACGAGCAGCTCCCCGAGGAAGAGAAGCAGTACTGGCACCCCCATAACTACGAGATCCTCTCCGGCCAGCTCGTCGCCCCGGGCCTTCCCGACGCCGCCGAGCAGGCGCTGATGGAGAGCAAAATCAACAGCTACGGCAAGACCTTCCACCTCT
This genomic interval carries:
- a CDS encoding OBAP family protein; protein product: MLMVSCSSTSPNVTPQGREASAETRALGAGAEVLQGAGAPSALDIHLVGFHPMADDPSIQMEAHHFCRQVNEDFAQCALFDSDGADANLNGVEYIISSLLYEQLPEEEKQYWHPHNYEILSGQLVAPGLPDAAEQALMESKINSYGKTFHLWHTGNASVEGDELPMGEPMLAWSFNADGELNESLLNARDEALDIDTNEIRQQRAVLIDMAEPQEGVDMLAGSFPERQKPAGIEDRENSRQGRGGGPITPSEEKKDSEEKKDEDMQQQDSNED